A stretch of DNA from Henriciella sp. AS95:
ACATCGGAATGGCCTGGGGCATCCGTACCCTGTCGCCTGGCGTGCCTTTCGACGAATCCAGCAAGATCGTCGACAAGAAGACCGGCGAGGTCATCTGGAATTCGCCGCGCTGGCGCCGCGCGATCGTTCTGATGACGGACGGCGACAACTCCATCTACAATGCGGGCAATGATGGCTCGCGCGTGAAGAAGGGGTCTGAGAAATCCGACATAACCGGCTATGGCCGCCTGGGCGAAACTCAGATGAATGACCTCTTCAACACCACCAATTCGTCAAACGTGGCGAAGAAGATCGACAATCGCGTCACGCAGCTGTGCAATGAGGCGAAAGCGATGAACATCATCGTCTATACGGTCGTCCTGTCCAATTCAGCCGATTCGGGAACGCGGGCGATATTCCAGAACTGTGCGACGGACAAAGGCAAATACTGGTATGCGCCCTCTTCTGATGCGCTGGATGACGCTTTCGGATCGATCGGCTCCGACCTCAACAAGCTGCGCATTACGCGCTAGGGCCGAGCCATTTGCGTCAGCACCCGCGGCCGCAGAGTCTGGCGACATGCGGCGGGCGGGTCTGAATTCGGGATGGGCACAGCGCTAACCGGAGTCGATGAAAGCGGGTTCGAGAGCGGCCGGAAAACAGGCCGATTGTGGGCCGATTTCCAGCCAATGCCCGGCCGCTGGCGCACTGAAGCGCGCAAAACCGGCTGAGCCGGCATCGAGGTCTTGCCCGAGCCAGGGGGCCCGGCGCGCGTAAAGCGTCCAGTCGGTCTCGGACGGCGTATCGGCCGGCATCGCCCATTTGATGTGGATGCGGCCCTTAATAGTGACGCCGATACCGACCATGCCGCCCTGCGGATTGGCCTCGCGATAGGCGCGAACGAGGCGGCCAACCCGCAGCACATCCCAGAGTAAGACCGGCCAGTAACAGGCCGGAAGCTTCGCAAGAATGGAGAGGATCCACGCACGGTCGAACATGCGGGAAGTAAAGCATGGGACGCGAGGGGGTTGGATATTTCGGCACGTTTCCCCGCTATGACGGCCCCAAACCCTGCGCTTACCGGTCGCGATAGGGCTCCAGTTCGGTCAGGTCCAGCGTGTAGGCGGCATCACCGACGGCGTTCTGATTCTTCTCTGTGAGGATGGTACCTTCAAGCCAGTAAGGCGACCAGATATCGCCGATCTTCACCGCAGGATCAGCCCTGACAAAGATCACCTGGTTCGGTGGCGGCGGCGGTGTGTGGATGCAGGCCCCCATATAGGGCACGAGCAGGAATTCCGTGTGTTTGCGGCTCTCATCGAAATCGAAAGGAACGATGTAGCCGGGGATACGAATGAATTCGCCATCGAGATCATCAACCACATCGAAGGTGCCGAGCTGGGGCATGTAGTCCATGTCGGAGCCTTCCGCGATCTCGCCAAAAGGCTGCGCATCCATGAGGGAGGTCGATTGGGCCGCGTAGCGCTTCTCCAGCATCTCATAAAATTCGGCCTGCTGGCGGGCGAGTTCGGCCTCGGCGCCTTCGGGCAGAAGGTCTTCCCAGACCAGACGGAGCGGTTCGCCCTCCTTGACGCCCCAATATTTGCGCATGGAGCTTTCGGCGGCTGGCGCATCGTCTGATGCCTGCGTCTCACTGTTGGCCGTTTCCTGCGTGGCAGCCTCTGGTTTTTCGAAGCCTACGTTCTCGCGGCCGTCCGGTATGGGCGGCGGTTTGGTAACGCGGTTTGCCGGCGCTTCGGCGGCTGGCAAGGCACGATCACCGCAGCCTGCACTGGTGATCACCAGCAGTGCCGCAAGGCATCGTCCGGCCATGCGGCGCATCATGAAAGGCGCATCACTTGAGGACGACAGCCTGTTTTATCTGCCATTTACAAAACACCTCTTGCCAAGCCCACACGCCCTTAATACATGGCGTTATAATATAACACAAATGGGAAATTTTTCATGCTGTCGAACCGACTGCCGCAGCGGCCTCTACCATCGCGACATACCGCCATACCGGAGCGGCTGTGATGTCCAGCCGAGCCATGACCGCGCGGGCAATTGATGCGTCTGCGATAACCCTATCCGGCCTTTGCATGATCCACTGCCTCGCGCTGCCACTGCTCGCGGCCATGCTGCCGCTGGCGGGGGCCTGGGCGCAAGCCGAGTGGGTGCACAAGGCCTTCGTGCTCATCGCCTTGCCGCTCTCTGGCTTTGCAATTGTCCGTGGCAGCCGTTCACATGCCGGGGCGGGATTTATTCTGCTGGCTGTGACGGGTCTTACCCTGTTGCTCGCAGCCGCCTTTCTCGAACCCCTTCATGAGGTCGAGACACCGGTGACCGTCACAGGCGCGCTCATGCTTGCCAGCGCCCATATCTGGCGCTGGTCGCGCCACCGCAAAAGGCGTCACGCATGATTTGACCGGCCGGCGCGATGTCCGGTTCGCCTGCAAGGCCGCGCGGATGGCGTCTGCGAAGTGGGAGAGTTCGCGCCCATTCCCGTCGTCACGATGGGATCTTCCCTTAGGGCGGATTGCCGTCCCAGTCGATGATCCAGTCGATCTGGTCTTCCTCGAAGACGGTGTCTTCGCTGACCGTCTGGCCCATGATGGAGTGACCGTCCTTGTGGACGCGGTCCCGGTCGCCGCTGATCAGGTGGTGCCAGTCTGGCAGGCCTCGGCCCTCATGCAGGCGGCGATAGGCGCAGCTCTGCGGCATCCATTTCAGCTCGGAAACTGATTTCGGGGTGAGGATCACGCAATCGGGCACGATGGATTTGCGGTTCTCATAGTCGGCGCAGCGGCAGAGATCGGCGTCCAGGAGGCGGCAATGAAGGCGCGTATAGGCGATGTCGCCGCTATCCTCGTCCTCAAGCTTTAGCAGGCAGCATTTCGCGCAGCCATCACAGACAGACTCCCACTCTTCAGGGGTCATCTCTGCCAGCGATTTTGTTTTCCAGAAAGGCTCGCTCATGCGGGCCGGTATGCCTCAGGCGAGGACGTCGTGCCAGTCCTTATGGCGCTGAAGCTGCAAGCGCGCAAAGCCGCAGACAGGCTGCAGGCGGAAGTCTTCCTTGCGGGCTTTCTCGACAAGCTTACCGACAAGTTTCGTGCCGAGGCCGCGCCCGCCCAGCGATGAGGGCACGCCGACGAAATCGACGCGCATCACGTCCTTGCTGGCCCAGCCATAGCGAATTTCGAGCTCCTCGCCGTCGACGTCTGCGGTCAGGCGGTGGCCACTGTCTTTCAGTGTAAGGTCTGTCATTTCAGCACGTCCTGCCATTCAGGGTGTTTTTCGATCTGGGCTTTTGCATAGGTGCACAGCGGCACGATTTTCTTGCCTGCCTTGCGCGCATCCTCGACGCCGCGCTCCACGAGCAGTTTGCCGATGCCCTGGCCGCCCAGCGCGTCGGGCACGCCGGTATGATCGATGATGATGATACCGTCGCCAGCTTTGGAATAGGTCATTTCGGCTTCGCGGCCGTCGATGCGGATAAAATACCGCCCGCCAGATTCGGTCTCTTCATGCTCGATATTCATAGGGCTCACATCATGCTCGCTCGACTGTTGCAGCTGAGATGACGGCGCGGGTGTGATTATTCAAGCCGCCACAACGCAAAGCAGGGCGGGTGCGGCCAACAGCCTCCCAACCCTGCCCGGTCTATTCAGACGGCCTAGTCTTTGTCGTCGTCTTTCAGCTTGTCCTTGGCTTTGCCGACCATTTCCTGGCCTTTGCCTTCGACCTGCTTGGCCTTGCCTTCGGCTTCGAGTTCGCGGTTGTCGGTAGCGACGCCAGCGACTTCTTTGACTTTGCCTTCGGCCTGTTTGGCCGCGCCTTTTACTTGGTCCTTGCCCATTCTGAGCTCCTTTCAGGGTTGTTTTCCAGTCCCACATAAGAAACCCCTGCGCGGGGGCACATGTTCCGGCACTCGCAAAATATAATCTTCGTGCTAGCAGGACGTATGAGCCGCCTGCCGCCCCGCCCTGACCTCAGCTGGAAGGAAGATGGAACGCCCGTCGATGAGCGCGTGGGCGACGTTTATTTCTCGCGGCATAACGGGCTGGAGGAAGCGCGGACCGTCTTCATGCAGGGCTGCGGCCTGCCGGAGCGGTGGGCCGGGCGCGACACGTTCACCATTGCAGAGCTTGGCTTTGGAACGGGGCTGAACTTCCTGGCGGTCTGGGAGCGCTGGCGGCGAACGAGAGCGCCGGGGCAATGGCTGCATTTCGTCTCGTTTGAAGGCTATTTGCTGGATGCGGGTGATGCTGCGCGAGCGCTTGGCGCCTGGCCGGAACTTGAAGACCTGCCAGGCAAGCTGGCGGATGCGTGGCCGGACCGGGCGAGCGGCGTACAGCGGATGGTCTGGCCGGATGAGCGGCTGACACTGATGCTTCATGTCGGCGAGATTTCGCAAACGCTGCCTGAGAGCCGGTTCAAGGCCGATGCCTGGTTCCTGGACGGATTTTCGCCTGCAAAGAATGACGCGATGTGGGCCGAGAGCCTGTGGCCGCTCGTGCATGCGCGCTCCGCAGAGGGCGCCAAGCTTGGGACGTTTACCGTGGCCGGCGCCGTGAGGCGGGGCTTGGCGGCGGCGGGCTTCGAGGTCGAGAAGGCGCCGGGCTTTGGTTTCAAGCGCGAGCGGCTGGAGGTGCGTTTTTCGGGAGGCGACACCCGGCCTGCGGACATTTACGGCCTTCGCGGCCCTGCCCAACGGCCCCGCAAGGTGCGCGTCGTCGGGGCTGGTATCGCGGGGGCGTCTGCGGCGCGCGTCCTGGCTGATCGCGGACTGGAAGTGGAAGTCATAGACGCGGCCGGGCCGGCCAGCGCAGCAAGCGGTAACCCGCTGGCGCTTGTCATGCCGCGCCTCGACGCCGGTGACACGGTTCAGGCGCGCCTGCTGATTGATGCCTATCTGGCGGCGCGGCGGTTCTATTCAGGCCGCCCCGGCGTCATCATGACGGAGGTGGCGCACCGCCCGAAGGATGCGCGCGAAGGCGAGCGGTTTGAAAAGCTGCTCGCCGATCCGCCGCTTGGGCTTGAGAATCTCGAGGCGACGAGCGGCGGCGTGCTGCACAAGGGCGCGATGATCCTTGAGCCGGTCAAGCTGATCGATAGCCTGCTAGACGGCATCAAGGTCGAGACCGGGCGCGCGCTTTCACCAGACGATCTGGTAGACGGCGTCCCCACTCTTCTCGCAACCGGCCAGGCGATCACCGAGTGGCTGGCGTGGCTAAAGATTGCGGGGCGCCAGGGACAGGTCGAGTTCACGACAGGCAGCGCGTCGACCCCGCCATCAGCGATTGCGAGCGGGCATTATGCGCTGACACACGGAACGGACCGTCTCTGGGGCGCAACGTTTGAGGCCTGGGAGGGCGGCGTGGTCACTGAGACCGAACAAGCGCGCGCCCAGAACATGGCGGCCCTTGAGACGCTCGATCCGTACTGGCGTCAGGATGCAAGGAAGCAGTCGATCAAGAGCCGCGCCGGCATTCGCGCAACAACGCCGGACCGGTTGCCCCTGATCGGCGCTGTGCCGGATTTTGAGGCGGCGCGAGAGGTGTTTGACGGGGTGCGGCACGGGCAGGTGATTGAGGCGGATGCGCCTCTGGTGCCGGGGCTCTATCTTGCGGGAGGGTTTGGCTCTCGAGGCTTTACCTGGGGGCCGTGGGCGGGTGAAATTCTCGCGGCGCAGCTCCTCTCAGAGCCTGCGCCTGCAAGTGTTGGGGCGCTTCAGGCCGTTTCACCCATGCGGCAGATCCTGCGCGACCTGAAGCGAAGCGGCTGATCAGGTCGCCGCGGCGAAGACCAGGTGAACGCCCTGCTCCATCGAAGCCTTGAGCGTCATCTGAACGCCGCCGGCCTCAATATGCACGCCGCCTGCGAAACTGATGACGGTGGCGGCGACCAGCAGAACGATCGCGGCCATACATGCGATCCAACCGCTGGTCTGTAAGTTGCTGGACATTTTGGTTTTCCCCTTGACTGGAAAGTTGATGATCTCGGCCTCTGGCCTCTGGGTTTGCTCGACTGGCAAAGGAAGGATGAGCGCCGACATCGGTTTAGTTCTTCTCTAGGTTTCGGAATTCGCGGCGAAGACGCCATTCGTCGGAGGTGACAGAGCGTTCCAGGTTCTGGAGACGGTCTTCGAGATCCATGAAGCTGTACTTCAGGCCGGAATAGGTCGCCTTGGGGCGGTCAGAAACACCGCGCCAGAAGGCTTCTTCCTCGGGCGCCAGCGAGCCGTAGCCCTTTGGCGATTTCGGAACCAGCAGGATCATCACGATATAGGCGAGGATGACCAGCGGCCCGGCGAAGAGAAAGAAGGATGCAACCGCCAGAAGACGAACGACGAGCGGGTCCCACCCGAAGCGTTCTGCGATACCGCCGCAGACGCCCGCCCAGACCCGCTCAGTGCGCGAGCGGTAAAGGCGTTTCGGGTTTGGCGATCTGAACATATCTTCTTCACCTTCTTGGGGACGATGATGGCGATGATGACGATGGTGACGGGTCATTTTCTTTTTTCTTTCTATCGGTCTAGCGGGGAGCGGGGCCGGCGCGGGGCCGAGATCCCATCCTCCTGAGGTGTGTCTACGAGCTGCTCGAGGGTCTCGATGCGGCGCTCCATGGCTTTCGCGGAGCGCCAGAGGTCTTCGAGCATGCGCTCATCGTCGGGTTCGAGGGTCTTCTGCTTCCGCCAGAGGGTGATGTAGTGGAACACCATGCCCGGAAAGACGATGAAGATTGATGCGATCGCGACGATGGCGATGATGTATTCGGGATCCATAACTATCCTTCCTTGCCTGGGACCTGCTCATCCATTTGCTGGAGTATAAGGCCAGGCACGATAATAACAGATAGAATGGCCGCGAGTACGATAAGTGAGATCAGCATCGATTAGTCCTCGCTGTCTTTGGCTTTGGCAGACTTTGCAGTCGACTTGGCGCGTGACTTCTTCAGGGCTTCGAGTTCCTTTTCGACAGCTTCGTCGCGTTCGAGAGCGGCGAATTCTGCTTCAAGGCTTGGCTCTGAGCCTTTGATCTGGTCGGCATAGGCCTCCATCTCATCGACCTTGCGTTCGACGCTCGCATAGCGGGCAAGGGCGTCGTCAACTTTGCCGTCATAGGTCTGCGACCGCATACGGATACGTTGCTCAGCAGCTTCCCGGCGCATCATGAGCGCACGGTGCTTGGCTTTCGCCTCGTCGAGCTTGGCCTGCAGCTTGGCAAGATCGTCCTGGTGCTTCTCGAAGGCTTCTTCGGCAGCAACCATCGCATTTTTGCGGCGGTCGATTTCGCCATCGGCTTTCTGTTTGGCAACCAGCGCACCGCGGGCGAGGTCTTCACGGCCCTTGTCGATGGCAACGCCGGCCTTGTTTTCCCAGTCGTTGCGGACCTTGGTGTAATAGTCGATCTCGCGTTCCATTTCCTTCTTGTCGGCCATGGCGCGGGCGGCGGAGGTGCGAACCTCAACGAGCGTGTCTTCCATTTCCTGGATGATCAGGCGCGCGATTTTTTCCGGGTTTTCTGCACTGTCCAGCATCGCATTGATGTTGGAGTTGATGATGTCGCCGAGGCGGGAAAAAAGTCCCATTGTATTTATCCTTTCGTACTCGGTGATGTCTGGGAGGAGACGTCAGTTGAACTCTGTCAGGCGCTTAGAAGAAGAGGCCGCCGAGGAAGACACCGGCTGCGAAGAACATCCAGCATTCGGCGGGACGTGATGCGAGCCAGCGACCAAACTTGCCCGAGTTTTCCCGGGTTTCCTGGTAGCGTGTGTCATAACGTGGATCGGTCATTTCGTTCTTTAGTCCTTCAGTTTTGGCGACGCCCATCGCCTGTGATGGCATAGGTATTTCAAGGACCGTGCCAGTTTGGCGGTAACCAGTTAGTGTATTGTTTTTTATAGATTTATTTTTTACTGGCGTGAAACCGTCTTGTCATTTTTAGTCTTTTTGACCAACTATTTTAGTTGTTTTCGCCGGTGATTTAGTTATATTGCCCTTATGATTGGTGAAGCTCCCCAAATTGTTGGCGAGGCCCCCGAATGGCTTTCGGCGCTCGAACATATTTCGAGGCTGGCCCCTCTGGAGCGCCCGGCGCTCGTCATTGGCGAGCGGGGGACGGGCAAGGAGCTGGTCGCCGAACGGCTTCACTTCCTCTCGCGCCGCTGGGACGGGCCTTATGTGAAGGTGAACTGCGCGGCGCTTTCCAATGACCTGCTCGATTCTGAACTGTTCGGGCATGAGCGCGGCGCGTTTACCGGCGCGACCGATCGGCGTCAGGGCCGGTTCGAGCTGGCTGATGGCGGCACCATCTTTCTCGATGAGATCGCGACCGCCTCCCAGCGCGTCCAGGAGAAGCTCCTGCGCGTGATCGAATATGGAGAGTTCCAGCGTCTCGGCGGGGAGAAGGTCCAGACCACCAATGTGCGCGTTGTCGCGGCAACCAACGTGGATCTGCCCTCGGCTGTGCGCGCGGGAAAGTTCAGGGCTGACCTGCTCGACCGGCTGGCCTTCGATGTGGTGACATTGCCGCCGCTGAGAGCGCGGAAAGGCGACGCGACGCTGCTCGCCGACTTCTTTGCCCGGCGGATGGCGCGCGAGATGCTGGAGGACTTTCCGGGCTTCTCGCCCTCAGCCATCGCGGCCATCGAAGCGCATGACTGGCCCGGCAATGTCCGTGAGCTGCGAAATTTCGCGCAGCGCATCACCGCCCGCGCGCTGACCAACCCCACGGGCGAGCCGGTTCGCTTCGATCCGGAGGCGCTGGATCCGTTCGAGTCACCTTATCGCCCGCCAGCGGTCTTGACGGGCAGTCCTGCGCCCCCACCTAAGGCAGCCGCACCGGCCCTGCCCAAACCTCAGCTTGGGGCCTCCTTCGAGGAGCAGACTAAACTTTTTGAAACCGCCTTGATCGACGCGGCGCTTGGCGCCCATGATGGTCATCAGGGAAAGGCGGCCGAGACGCTGGGCCTCACCTATCACCAGCTGCGCGGCCTTCTTAAAAAACATGATTACGGCAAGAAGCCGGGCAAACCGGACACGGCCGAAGACATAGCAAGCCCGCCCTAGAAGCACTTTCTTAGGCAATACCTGCAAAGGAGTTTACCATGCAGGCTTCCCAGATCACGCCGAACACACCCATCGACACCGCACCGCCTCGCGACGGCGCGCAGCAATTTCTCGGCCTGCCCTTCCAGGCCATGAAGGCCCGCGATGCTGCCCGGCACATTGCGGCCAATGCTCTCGGCAGCGAGGGCTTCTGGTATGTGGTGACCCCGAATGTCGACCATATGGTGCGCCTGAAGCGCGAGCCGGACCTCGGCGAAATGTATCACGGCTCCGGCCTTATCCTGAATGACAGCCGCATCCTGGAACTGCTGGCGAGCTGGGAGCGGATGGACCTGCCCGCCTCGCCGGGTGCTGACATCGTGCAAGCGATTTTCGAAAGGGAACTGGAGCGCGATGAGCCGGTGGTCGTCATTGGCTGCACGGCGAGCGAGATCACGGCACTGAAAGCGAAGTTCGGCCTGTCAGATGTGCGCTGGCATGATGCGCCGATGGGGCTGCGCAACAATCCGGACGCGATCCGCAAGGCGGCTGAGTTCATGTCGGAAAACCCGGCGCGCTTTCACTTCCTGTGTGTCGGCTCACCCCAGCAGGAAATGGTCGCGATGGCAGCGCGTGAGCGCGGCGACGTTCAGGGCGTCGGAATCTGTTGTGGCGCGAGCATCGATTTTCTCACCGGCAAGACGCGGCGTGCGCCGGAATGGATGCGCAAGAACCGGCTCGAATGGCTCCACAGGCTGACGAACGAGCCGCAGCGCCTGGCAAAGCGCTACCTCATTGACGGACCGACAATATTCGGGATGTGGCGACGCGACAGGAAAGCGCGCAAGGCCGCCCGCTGATCAGCCGGCTGGCGCATCCGGATCGTACTTGCCGCCCTTGAGGACGAAGCGTCGGTCGCAATAGCCGCACTCGACCATTTCATCGTCGCCCATCTCGTACCAGACCTTCGGGTGGCCAAGCGCTGTGCCGCCGCCGTCACAAGCGACGCGGTGCTCTGGCGTAATGATGGTTTCCGGTGCGCCTGGAAGTGGTGTCGTGGACATGATGATACCCTGTTCCGCGATGACAGCATTGCCTGCCTGAAATGTGGGCCATAGGTAGTCTGTGACCGGCGCCGCAGTCAATTGCCAAGGGCACGAGACCGACAGCTTTAGAGGGATGAGACTGATGAAACCGACGCTCTATCATTGCCGCAATGCCCGATCCTTCCGCCCGCTCTGGGCGTTGGAGGAGCTGGAAATGGATTATGAGCTGGTCAATCTGCCTTTCCCGCCTCGCGTAAAGTACAAGCCGTATCTTGAGATCAATCCGCTCGGCACCATCCCGTTCTATACGGACGGAACAGTGAAGATGACGGAGTCCACCGCGATCTGCGATTATCTGGGCCAGACGCAGCAAGGCCATGACCTGATCATCCGGCCCAATGAGAAGGATTTCGGGGCTTACCTCAACTGGATGTATTTCGCGGACGCGACGCTGACCTTTCCGCAGACGCTGGTGCTCCGCTATGAGACGCTGGAACCCAAGAACCGGCGCCAGCCACAGGTCGCTGACGACTACCGGATGTGGTTTGCCGGCCGGCTGATGGGCGTTGACCGGCATCTGGAGCATAATCTGTGGATGGCTGGGGGGCGGTTTACGATGGCGGATATTGCGATTGGCTATGCCATTCTGCTGGCCTCTGTCCTGCCACCACTTGAGAGGTGCATTACATCGACCTGCAAGGTCTATCTCGACCGGCTGCGCGAACGTCCGGGGTTTCAGAGAGCACAGACCAGACAAAAAGAAACGCCGGTGGTTCAGATCGACGGCTAGGCGTCCTATATGTCGCCTTCAGCTGATGGATCGGAGGGCGCATGTCCGCACCTGACTATGCAATCGAAGTCGAAAATCTCGACAAGACTTACGCGGCCAGCGGCAAGATGCCGGAAAAGCGCGCGCTGAAAGGCATCGACCTCAAAATTCCTCGTGGTCACATTTTCGGCCTGCTCGGCCCGAACGGCGCCGGCAAGTCGACCTTCATCAACATCCTGGCGGGCCTCGTCACCAAGACGTCC
This window harbors:
- a CDS encoding DUF3299 domain-containing protein, translated to MAGRCLAALLVITSAGCGDRALPAAEAPANRVTKPPPIPDGRENVGFEKPEAATQETANSETQASDDAPAAESSMRKYWGVKEGEPLRLVWEDLLPEGAEAELARQQAEFYEMLEKRYAAQSTSLMDAQPFGEIAEGSDMDYMPQLGTFDVVDDLDGEFIRIPGYIVPFDFDESRKHTEFLLVPYMGACIHTPPPPPNQVIFVRADPAVKIGDIWSPYWLEGTILTEKNQNAVGDAAYTLDLTELEPYRDR
- a CDS encoding MerC domain-containing protein translates to MSSRAMTARAIDASAITLSGLCMIHCLALPLLAAMLPLAGAWAQAEWVHKAFVLIALPLSGFAIVRGSRSHAGAGFILLAVTGLTLLLAAAFLEPLHEVETPVTVTGALMLASAHIWRWSRHRKRRHA
- a CDS encoding YcgN family cysteine cluster protein encodes the protein MSEPFWKTKSLAEMTPEEWESVCDGCAKCCLLKLEDEDSGDIAYTRLHCRLLDADLCRCADYENRKSIVPDCVILTPKSVSELKWMPQSCAYRRLHEGRGLPDWHHLISGDRDRVHKDGHSIMGQTVSEDTVFEEDQIDWIIDWDGNPP
- a CDS encoding GNAT family N-acetyltransferase, encoding MTDLTLKDSGHRLTADVDGEELEIRYGWASKDVMRVDFVGVPSSLGGRGLGTKLVGKLVEKARKEDFRLQPVCGFARLQLQRHKDWHDVLA
- a CDS encoding GNAT family N-acetyltransferase; this encodes MNIEHEETESGGRYFIRIDGREAEMTYSKAGDGIIIIDHTGVPDALGGQGIGKLLVERGVEDARKAGKKIVPLCTYAKAQIEKHPEWQDVLK
- a CDS encoding CsbD family protein, coding for MGKDQVKGAAKQAEGKVKEVAGVATDNRELEAEGKAKQVEGKGQEMVGKAKDKLKDDDKD
- the mnmC gene encoding FAD-dependent 5-carboxymethylaminomethyl-2-thiouridine(34) oxidoreductase MnmC encodes the protein MSRLPPRPDLSWKEDGTPVDERVGDVYFSRHNGLEEARTVFMQGCGLPERWAGRDTFTIAELGFGTGLNFLAVWERWRRTRAPGQWLHFVSFEGYLLDAGDAARALGAWPELEDLPGKLADAWPDRASGVQRMVWPDERLTLMLHVGEISQTLPESRFKADAWFLDGFSPAKNDAMWAESLWPLVHARSAEGAKLGTFTVAGAVRRGLAAAGFEVEKAPGFGFKRERLEVRFSGGDTRPADIYGLRGPAQRPRKVRVVGAGIAGASAARVLADRGLEVEVIDAAGPASAASGNPLALVMPRLDAGDTVQARLLIDAYLAARRFYSGRPGVIMTEVAHRPKDAREGERFEKLLADPPLGLENLEATSGGVLHKGAMILEPVKLIDSLLDGIKVETGRALSPDDLVDGVPTLLATGQAITEWLAWLKIAGRQGQVEFTTGSASTPPSAIASGHYALTHGTDRLWGATFEAWEGGVVTETEQARAQNMAALETLDPYWRQDARKQSIKSRAGIRATTPDRLPLIGAVPDFEAAREVFDGVRHGQVIEADAPLVPGLYLAGGFGSRGFTWGPWAGEILAAQLLSEPAPASVGALQAVSPMRQILRDLKRSG
- the pspC gene encoding envelope stress response membrane protein PspC — translated: MFRSPNPKRLYRSRTERVWAGVCGGIAERFGWDPLVVRLLAVASFFLFAGPLVILAYIVMILLVPKSPKGYGSLAPEEEAFWRGVSDRPKATYSGLKYSFMDLEDRLQNLERSVTSDEWRLRREFRNLEKN
- the pspB gene encoding envelope stress response membrane protein PspB, which translates into the protein MDPEYIIAIVAIASIFIVFPGMVFHYITLWRKQKTLEPDDERMLEDLWRSAKAMERRIETLEQLVDTPQEDGISAPRRPRSPLDR
- the pspA gene encoding phage shock protein PspA, with product MGLFSRLGDIINSNINAMLDSAENPEKIARLIIQEMEDTLVEVRTSAARAMADKKEMEREIDYYTKVRNDWENKAGVAIDKGREDLARGALVAKQKADGEIDRRKNAMVAAEEAFEKHQDDLAKLQAKLDEAKAKHRALMMRREAAEQRIRMRSQTYDGKVDDALARYASVERKVDEMEAYADQIKGSEPSLEAEFAALERDEAVEKELEALKKSRAKSTAKSAKAKDSED
- the pspF gene encoding phage shock protein operon transcriptional activator, which produces MIGEAPQIVGEAPEWLSALEHISRLAPLERPALVIGERGTGKELVAERLHFLSRRWDGPYVKVNCAALSNDLLDSELFGHERGAFTGATDRRQGRFELADGGTIFLDEIATASQRVQEKLLRVIEYGEFQRLGGEKVQTTNVRVVAATNVDLPSAVRAGKFRADLLDRLAFDVVTLPPLRARKGDATLLADFFARRMAREMLEDFPGFSPSAIAAIEAHDWPGNVRELRNFAQRITARALTNPTGEPVRFDPEALDPFESPYRPPAVLTGSPAPPPKAAAPALPKPQLGASFEEQTKLFETALIDAALGAHDGHQGKAAETLGLTYHQLRGLLKKHDYGKKPGKPDTAEDIASPP
- a CDS encoding WecB/TagA/CpsF family glycosyltransferase yields the protein MQASQITPNTPIDTAPPRDGAQQFLGLPFQAMKARDAARHIAANALGSEGFWYVVTPNVDHMVRLKREPDLGEMYHGSGLILNDSRILELLASWERMDLPASPGADIVQAIFERELERDEPVVVIGCTASEITALKAKFGLSDVRWHDAPMGLRNNPDAIRKAAEFMSENPARFHFLCVGSPQQEMVAMAARERGDVQGVGICCGASIDFLTGKTRRAPEWMRKNRLEWLHRLTNEPQRLAKRYLIDGPTIFGMWRRDRKARKAAR
- a CDS encoding zinc-finger domain-containing protein; protein product: MSTTPLPGAPETIITPEHRVACDGGGTALGHPKVWYEMGDDEMVECGYCDRRFVLKGGKYDPDAPAG
- a CDS encoding glutathione S-transferase family protein, which encodes MKPTLYHCRNARSFRPLWALEELEMDYELVNLPFPPRVKYKPYLEINPLGTIPFYTDGTVKMTESTAICDYLGQTQQGHDLIIRPNEKDFGAYLNWMYFADATLTFPQTLVLRYETLEPKNRRQPQVADDYRMWFAGRLMGVDRHLEHNLWMAGGRFTMADIAIGYAILLASVLPPLERCITSTCKVYLDRLRERPGFQRAQTRQKETPVVQIDG